The genomic stretch GATCAGCGCCATGTCCGCAGGTTGGTTGTCTTCAAGCCGACGTCCGCCTGCATTCGCATAGTTGGCGAAGGAGCGCTCCATCCGCTCCTCGCCGAGATAGCGGGCGATCGTGGTCTTCAGGTCGCCGACACTGACACGCGTCTTCCAGCCCCGGGTCGCGAACTGGGTTCGGCGATGCCTGCGCACGAAGATGCCGGACTGGATGCGTTCAACGGGGCTTGGATTGCGCGACAGCGAGCCGAGCACGAAGGCGGCCGTGTTGATGATCAGGCTGAACAGCGTCACCGTGACCAGGGCATCGGTCTCGGCGCCGGAGAAGAGCCCCGTACCTGGCAGCAGGAAATCGAGGATGGCTGTTGCCACATGGGAATTGTTCGGACCGCCGAGGCTTGGCACGAAGAGCAGGTAGGCCCAGACGAGGAAGCCCAGGGTCATTCCGAGGATGGCGCCGCGGGCGTTCGCCCGCCGCCAAATAAGCCCCCCAAACAGGCTAGGGGCCATCTGCGCGATCGCGGCGAAGGCGAGAAGGCCGATGGAGGCCAGCCCCGATTCGCTGTCGGCGCCGCGATAATAGGCATAGCCGAGCATGAGGACGACGATGATCGAGGTCCGCCGGACCCGCAGCAGCGTCTTGGTGAAATCGGCCCGATGCACGGAACGCCGCATGAGCTTGCGGCGGAGAAGGACCGGCATGACGATGTCGTTCGACACCATGATCGACAGGGCGACGGACGCGACGATGACCATCGCCGTCGCGGCCGAGAAGCCACCGATGAAGGCGATCAGCGAGACGACCGGCATTTCATTCGCGAGCGGCAGGAGCAGCACGTAGAGGTCGGCATTGCCGGTGCCCCCGAACTGGATGACGCCAGCGATCGCGATCGGCAGCACGAAGAGGTTGATCGCCACGAGGTAGAGCGGCAGGAAGTAGCCCGCTGTCTTCAGTTCCCGCTCGGTGCGATTCTCGACGACCGTGACGTGGAATTGCCGCGGCAGCATGATGATGGCGAAGGCCGACAGCACGATCAGCAGAATCCAGCGGCTGACGGGCGTCTCGTAGGACATGGCCGAGGCGACAAGCAGGTTCTCCGTGGAGCGCTGCCACAGATCCGCCGGCCCGTCGAAGAGAAAGAATACAACGGCAATACCGACCGTGGCGAAGGCCAGCAGCTTGACGACGGATTCCATCGCCACCGCAAGGATCAGGCCGTCCTGGTGCTCCGTGGCATCCGTGTGGCGGGTCCCGAACACCACCGCGAAACACGCCATCAGGATGGTGACGATCAGCGCGAGGTCGATGAAGTAGAGGTTGCCGCTGCCGATCCCGTAGACAGAAGCGTCCACCATGGCGGCGACGGAGCTGGAGACGGCCTTCAGCTGCAGGGCGATATAGGGGATCGCTCCGATCAGCGAGATAAAAGCGACGATCATGGCGACCGCCGGGTTCTTGCCGTAGCGGGCGGCGATGAAGTCGGCGACGGAGGTGAGCTTCTCCGCCTTCGCCAGTTCGACGATCCGTCGGATGATCGGCATGCCAATCGTGAAGGCGAGGATGGGGCCGATGTAGATGCCGGTGAATTCCAGACCCCGCTGGGAGGCGAGCCCGACGCCGCCGAAATAGGTCCAGGACGTGCAGTAGATCGCGAGGCTGAGCGCATAGACCACCGGACGGCCGCGATCGGGCACGCCGATCAACCGGCTCCGGCGATCACCATAGCTCGCGACCGCGAAAAGCAGCAGGATATAGACGAATGCCGACAGGAAGATCAGCCAGGCTGGAAGCATGTCTCCTCCGCTCGGGACGCTTGCTCAAGTCGAGCAGGATAGGTGAAAACAGGATGCTTGGAAATCGCGCGGGTCTTGGCATAAAGTCCTACTTGTTCGGCTCTCGCCGACACATCTACGAGGGCCGTCGCCGGGTACTGTGCCTTGGCTGGCCCTGATTGGTACAGGAAGGGTCGTCATGTCCGTTGTCTCCGAATTTCGTTCTTTCATCGCCAAGGGGAATGTCATCGATCTCGCCGTCGGGATCATCATCGGCGGTGCCTTCACGGGGATCGTCAATTCGCTCGTCAACGACATCATCATGCCCCTTGTCGGCGCAATCATCGGCGGTATCGACTTCTCCGACTACTTCATTCCCCTCTCCTCCGCCGTGACTGCTCCGACGCTGGCGGCAGCACGGGAGCAGGGGGCAGTGTTCGCCTATGGCAGCTTCGTGACGGTCATCTTGAATTTCCTGATCCTTGCCTGGATCATCTTCCTGATGGTCAGGGTCGTGAATCGCATCCGCCTTGCCGAGGAAAAGAAGCCGGTGGAAGAGGCTCCAGCCCCGCCGCCGGCGGATGTGCTGCTTCTGGCGGAGATCCGCGACCTGCTCAAGGCCCGCTGATAATCATCACACAAATCGATCTCAGCCTCACCGATTGTCATGGGATTCCTGCGGCCGGCTGCGCTATGAGGGACCGACAAACGGAGAGGGATCGTATGTCGGTCTTGGAAAGTCTCAGCCCCCGCGCACTTGCCGCACCGGAAAGCGGTATTGTCGAGGTCATCACCTATGCGCGGGGCCAGGAGGGGCTCATTCCGCTCTGGGCGGGGGAGGGCGACCTGCCCTCGCCGGGTTTCATCAACAGGGCGGCAAGTGACGCCCTCCTCGCCGGCGAAACCTTCTACACTTGGCAGCGGGGGATACCGGAACTGCGGGAGGCCCTGTCGCGCTACTACGCCCGGCATTTCTCGGTTTCGCTTTCCAGCGACCATTTCTACGTCACCGGGTCGGGGATGCATGCCATCATGCTGGCGGCGCAGGCGCTTACCTCTCCGGGCGACGAGCTTGTCTATCTTTCTCCCGCTTGGCCGAACATCGTAGCCGCCACCGAGCTTGGCGGGGCGAAGGCCGTTGCTCTTCCACTGGACTTCGCGAACGGCGCCTGGTCGCTTGATCTCCAGAAGCTTGAATCCCTGGTATCGCCAAAGACCCGGGCAATTTTCGTGAATACGCCGTCCAACCCGACAGGCTGGACGGCAAGCCGGGAGGAACTGGCGGCAATCCTCGCCATTGCCCGCCGGCACGGCATCTGGATCATTGCCGACGAGATCTATGCACTCTACCAC from Pseudorhizobium banfieldiae encodes the following:
- the mscL gene encoding large conductance mechanosensitive channel protein MscL — its product is MSVVSEFRSFIAKGNVIDLAVGIIIGGAFTGIVNSLVNDIIMPLVGAIIGGIDFSDYFIPLSSAVTAPTLAAAREQGAVFAYGSFVTVILNFLILAWIIFLMVRVVNRIRLAEEKKPVEEAPAPPPADVLLLAEIRDLLKAR
- a CDS encoding PAS domain-containing hybrid sensor histidine kinase/response regulator, with the protein product MLPAWLIFLSAFVYILLLFAVASYGDRRSRLIGVPDRGRPVVYALSLAIYCTSWTYFGGVGLASQRGLEFTGIYIGPILAFTIGMPIIRRIVELAKAEKLTSVADFIAARYGKNPAVAMIVAFISLIGAIPYIALQLKAVSSSVAAMVDASVYGIGSGNLYFIDLALIVTILMACFAVVFGTRHTDATEHQDGLILAVAMESVVKLLAFATVGIAVVFFLFDGPADLWQRSTENLLVASAMSYETPVSRWILLIVLSAFAIIMLPRQFHVTVVENRTERELKTAGYFLPLYLVAINLFVLPIAIAGVIQFGGTGNADLYVLLLPLANEMPVVSLIAFIGGFSAATAMVIVASVALSIMVSNDIVMPVLLRRKLMRRSVHRADFTKTLLRVRRTSIIVVLMLGYAYYRGADSESGLASIGLLAFAAIAQMAPSLFGGLIWRRANARGAILGMTLGFLVWAYLLFVPSLGGPNNSHVATAILDFLLPGTGLFSGAETDALVTVTLFSLIINTAAFVLGSLSRNPSPVERIQSGIFVRRHRRTQFATRGWKTRVSVGDLKTTIARYLGEERMERSFANYANAGGRRLEDNQPADMALIHFSEQLLGSAIGSSSARLVLSLILQKAEDTNSDTAWLLDQASEALQYNQDMLQTALSQMDEGIAVFDSSYCLTIWNRRFRNLLDLPEQAGQVGYPLTDIIAYLSNRGDIQPENRAEVIRQFQTLDAPFSLVVAGGTRIIEVRSNAMPDKGIVATLTDITERVAADRALKLANETLEQRVEERTAELTRVNRELAEARAAAEEANIGKTRFFAAAGHDILQPLNAARLYSSALVERLGKSENSALVRNIDSALESVEAILGAVLDISRLDTGAMKPRVASVALDELLRRIETDFAPMAREKNLRFVVVPSSIRVRSDPNLLRRLVQNLVSNAIKYTIDGKILVGARRRGNEVVIEVLDSGIGIPSAKFRTVFKEFARLDEGARTASGLGLGLSIVDRISRVLNHPVELSSVPGKGTVFRVSMPRDVTVSQSVRGSERPERRRRTQPLTGLRVLCIDNDPKILEGMALLISGWGCTVGQAASLADVEGLIAGREPAPELIVADFHLGDGNGVEAIIRLRQAYKADIPALLVTADRSLEVRAEAERHDIALQHKPVRPAALRAYLTQVAGIKRIAAE
- a CDS encoding pyridoxal phosphate-dependent aminotransferase, with the protein product MSVLESLSPRALAAPESGIVEVITYARGQEGLIPLWAGEGDLPSPGFINRAASDALLAGETFYTWQRGIPELREALSRYYARHFSVSLSSDHFYVTGSGMHAIMLAAQALTSPGDELVYLSPAWPNIVAATELGGAKAVALPLDFANGAWSLDLQKLESLVSPKTRAIFVNTPSNPTGWTASREELAAILAIARRHGIWIIADEIYALYHYGEGTRAPSFLDVMEPGERVIFANSFSKNWSMTGWRVGWLVAPPEMGQVIENLVQYSNSGVAQFLQRGCVAALDHGDDFFRENFARARESRDILCDTLIATNRVETLKPQGALYAFLKVDGITDSRQAALDIVDRVQVALAPGSAFGPGGAEFLRACFLRDPKQVRVAAERLADYILGL